The sequence GAGCCGTTTGGGTAGATTTCAACCTTCACTTTTCCCTTGGTATTCTTTTCTACTAGTGCTTTAAAACGCCTGATTGCTTTTCCTTTCGGTGTGTTTTCGGAAACAACATGACTGACTTTAATGACGATGCCATCTTTCAGCTTTTCTTGATCGTCATCATATTCCGAGGTAAAGCCGGTCTGAGATTGAAATCCAACAAAATAGGCTGTAGCAATTCCTGTTAAAATAAACAACCCTATAAAGAAAAATGTTTTCATTATGGGACCTCCCCTCTCTCCGTTCTATTAAAAATGGTACAATAACTTTGAATGAAGAGGAAGGAATATTCAGAATGAATCGAAAACAAATGCCCATCCGTTGGAAAATGACGATATTATCCTTTGGTGTAGTCCTGTTTGCGCTAATCATTGGATTTATTATATTTGTAGGAAAAGCGATTGAAATGAAGAAAGAAGAGTTAGGAAACCAGGCACTTATTACAGCTAGAACAGTAGCGAATCTTCCAACTGTACAAAGCCATCTCGAGGATTCCGGAGGATGGGGTGAAATCCAGCCCATTGTAGAAAATATCAGGACTGTAAATGGCTCTGACTATATCGTCGTCCTCAATATGAACCGGATCCGTTACTCACACCCGTCTGATGAGCAGCTTGGGATCATTTCTGCCGGAAAGGATGAAGGTCCTGCTTTTGCCGAGCATAGTTATGTGACGACAGCTAAGGGGGAAATCGGTACGGCGGTCAGGGGGTTCGTTCCGATCATGAACGATCAGCACCAACAAATAGGTGTGGTCATTGTAGGCATCCTGCTCCCTTCTACACTCGATATAATAAGGAATCTCCAAAATGAACTCATCATTATAGGTGCCATCACTCTCCTGTTCGGCATCATTGGTTCTTGGTTACTGGCAAGACAAATAAAGAAAGATACCTTTCACCTGGAACCTCATGAAATTGGAAAACTTCTGGTGGAAAGGACCGCTACTTTTCAAGCCATGAATGAAGGGATCATTGCCATTGATAATCAAAAAAGGATCACCGTCTTTAATGAGAAAGCCAAAGATATATTGGTGTTAAATGGAGATCCAACCGGAAAATCCATTCAAGAGGTACTTCCTTCTTCAAAATTACCGGACGTGTTACACAAGAAGGAACCGATTTATCATGAGGAAATGAGATTAGAGAATAAGATCGTATTAAGCTCCAGGGTTCCTATTCTGGTAAACGGGGACATTGTCGGAGCCGTCGCCGTGTTTCAGGATCGAACGGAGATGACTCAACTGGCAGAAGAGCTGACTGGAGTGAAAGAATTCGTTGAGGCATTGAGGGTCCAAAATCACGAACACCAGAATAAATTACATACCGTTGCCGGTCTGATTCAATTAGAAGAAGGAGAGAAAGCTCTCGATTATATCTTTCTATCCTCTCAAGAAGAGGAAAATCTCACCACCTCCCTGACACGGCAGATCAAGCTTGATAGTTTGACAGGATTACTATTAGGCAAGATCAGGAGAGGAAATGAAATGGGGATAGAAGTAAAGATCGATCCCGATAGCTATCTATCATTCCTTCCCCCTCTTCTGGATGAACATGATTTTGTCATTATCTTAGGTAACCTGATTGAAAATAGCTTTTATGCCCTAAAAGATTCTGAAGAATATACCAAGGTCATTCATGTCTATTTAAAAGAAGATCTGGACACTTTTCATATTGAAATAGAAGATAATGGAGCAGGAATGACGAAAGAACAGCTTCCCCACTTATTTCAAAAAGGATACACTACCAAAGGAAAAAATGGCTCAGGAATCGGACTCTACTTGATTCATAGCATTATAGAGAAAGCAGATGGTCATATTAAAGTGGAGTCAACCCCTGGTGAAGGGACGTTATTCCAACTTACTTTTCCAATGAATGGAGGGAACAATCATGAAGGAACCGATTAACGTATTACTTATTGAAGACGATCCCATGGTTCAGGAAGTCAATCGAATGTTCATAGAACGTGTACCGGGCTTTACAGTGTGTGCCATTGCGGGAAATGGACAGGAAGGTGCGGAGAAGGTTTCTTTCTATCAGCCTGACCTTGTCCTTCTGGATAACTTTATGCCTAAACAAAATGGTCTTGAAACCTTACAAGCTTTCCGGCAGCAGGATACAGACGTGGATGTAATTGTCATATCTGCTGCACAGGATAAAGAAACCATCAAGATGATGATGAGATTAGGAGTATTCGATTACATCATTAAGCCTTTCAAGTTTGAACGATTGAAACAAGCTCTTGAGAAATACCAAATGTTCAAACACCGAATGACAGGAGAGGGACCCGTGGGACAGCAGGAATTAGATCAGCTTCAGGGTGTTCCCTCCCCCATTGAACCACAGGAAAAGAAAGAAGAATTACCAAAAGGATTGAACCAGCAAACGTTACAGCAGATCATTCAATTTATAAAAGACCAAAAAAGCCCCTTATCAGCAGAAGAAACCGCTGAAGGAATCGGCATCGCCCGTGTAACAGCCCGAAGATATTTAGACTATTTACAGAAATCAGGCCAGGTTCAAATCACGATCGAGTACGGTGGAATTGGGCGTCCAATCAATCGATATCAATGGCAGTAAATAAGAATGAGGCGAAAGGTGGATGCCTCATTCTTTTTTATTCTCCTCAATCGCACTCCCAGACCAAAAAGACCAAAACGTCCTTTAAGTTCTAAATATTCTCATTTTAATATGTAAGCGTTACCATATTTAATAGGTAACGTAAAGGAGGACGAAACGATGAAAAAATTAAAATGGATTTCGATGGTAGCCATCATTTCATTATTATTGGCGGCATGTGGCAGTGATGGTGCAAGCGGAGACGATTCAAGCAGTGGCGATGACTCTTCCAGCCAATCAATCGTATTTGGGACAGGTGGAACGTCCGGTGCTTATTATGCGATTGGCGGATCACTTAAACCAATTTTCGAGGAAAGTGATTCGATCGGGAATGTAACAGTAGAATCGACAGGAGCTTCTGTAGCCAATATCCAGAACATTACAGACGGTCTAAATCAAATGGCGATTGTCATGAGTGATGTTGCTTATGATGCAGTAGAAGGAAAAGGACAGTTCGAAGGCAATAAAGTAGAGGTTCAGGCGCTTGCGGGCATGTACCAAAACGTTGTACAGGTAGTCGCTATGTCTGATAGCGGAATTAAGAGTATTGAAGATTTAAAGGGTAAGAAAGTGGGAGTCGGCCAGGTAGGTTCCGGCGTGGAACAGAGCGCTAAGAAAGTATTGGAAGCGGCCGGCTTAACGTATGATGACCTTGAAAAAGTCACTCACACAGGGTACGCGGATTCAGTACAGGAAATGAAAAATGGCACACTTGACGCTGCATTTTTCACTTCAGGTGTACCGAACAGCAATATTACAGACCTTATGCAGCAAAATGATGTATCGTTTGTTGAAATCAAAGGAGATCTTGCTGATAAGCTAATGGAGAAATATCCGTTCTATAAAACATTTACGATTGAGTCAGGAGACGAGGCAAAATATAATCTGGATTCAAAAGTTGAAACCGTCGGGATTCAAAATATGCTGATTGTATCGAAGGATGTAAGTGAAGACACAGTATACGACTTAACAAAACGTTATTACGACTACTTAGGAACAGACGCAGTTGCGGTTGCACCGCTTAAAGAAGTCAACCGGGATGAAATGGCGAAGGGTCTCATAACTCCCCTGCACCCGGGAGCGAAGAAGTTTTATGAAGAAAAAGGATTACTGGAATAATAGAGAAAGGGCATCAATCCTGGTGCCCTTTTCATTCTATCTATGAGAAAAAGATTTCTGGGCGCCTCTGCCCTTCTCCTTCTTACCCTTCTCGCCATTGTCCCGATGAACACGATCATCTTATCCTATGAGAATAAAAATATAGTCGTGCAGCCTGTTTTCAACCAAAAGGAAGTATCCATCCGCTGGACACATTCTGTTGAAAAAGAAGATTGGGAAGAATTTTTTCACATTAAAGATACTACCATCACCTTGACCTCCACCCGTTTCAAAACGTTTGGTGCCGGTGTTCCGGACCATGCAGGCGAAGACACATATATTAAAGACGGATGGGTGTATATGACGAATATCCATCAATCGATTGGAGACTCATTGCGCTTCCAGACAGGTAAGAATACGAATCATCGAATTTCATTCAATGAACGAACTCTAGTACTCGATTCTCAGCGGTCCTACCAATTATCGGTGAGGTCCGTCCCTATGTATCAACTGATTTATATGATTGTTAATGATTAAGCGAGGTGACTCATGATGAGAAAACAAAAGAACACATCTGTGGAAGAGTTGGATCGGGAGGGAAATACGAGAAGCCAGTTCCCCAAGGTGATCGGTTTATTTATTTTAGTAGTGGCAGCCGGGATTGCACTCTTCCACTTATACACGTCTTATGCAGGTGCATTAGTCGATGTAAAGCAGCGAAGCATCCACTTATATGGCTTAATGGCGATTGGATTTATCCTGTACCCTATTATTAGTAAAAAGAAAGGCCACCCTGTTCCATTTTATGACTATATCTTAAGCGGGTTGTCCTTATTCGTTGGTATTTATCTGTTATTCAGTGCGGAGCGCATCATTAAAATGGGGGGACAAATCAACGATACCGATTTCATCGTCGGGATACTCGTCATTGTCCTTCTTCTCGAACTGACAAGGCGTGTGACCGGATGGGGCTTGACCCTTCTTGCCCTTGGATTTTTAATCTATGGTCTCTATGTAAAGCTGGCCATCTATCCGGAATTGAATTCTCAAATCACATTGACTGTGACAAAGAAAATGATTTCCCAGCTTGTTTACATTACGGAGGGGATCCTTGGTACAGCGATCGGCGTCTCGGCAAGCTACATCATTCTCTTTATCTTGTTTGGAGCATTCCTTAGCCGCTCCGGCATGGGGAAATTATTCAATGACCTTGCACTGGCAGTCGCTGGTCATACAAAAGGCGGGCCTGCTAAAGTTGCCGTTATCGCCAGTGGATTTCTCGGTTCCATTAATGGTTCGGCTGTTGCCAATGTCGTGACAACAGGGGCTTTCACCATTCCATTGATGAAAAAAATCGGCTATAAGAAAGAATTTGCAGGAGCGGTTGAATCAGCGGCAAGTGTCGGTGGGCAGATCCTCCCTCCCATCATGGGTGCAGCCGCCTTCATTATGGCAGAGAATCTGAATATTCCTTATACCAAAGTGATCTTGGCAGGTATCATCCCAGCACTGCTATTCTACATCGGTATCCTGCTTCAGGTGCACTTTAGAGCTTCCAAACGCGGATTGCATGGGGTACCGAAATCAGAACTTCCATCCGTGAAAGCCGTTTTGGCCGAACGGGGACATTTGATCATCCCGATGGTGATTCTCCTGTACTTATTATTCTCAGGAAAAACACCGTTCTACGCTGCGTTCTGGTCGATTTTGGCAACGATTATCATTTCTGGTTCGAAGCAGGTCCTGGCGTTATCAGCCCTTCTCGGAGTATTTTTCATTTTCCAACCACAGGTCAATGGCATCCTTTCAGGAGAAGGCATCCCTCCCCTCAAAAACGGATGGTGGGAACTCCTGTTGATTGTGGTAATTCCATTAGTCATCAATCTCGTTAGGAAAACCAAAAACCTGGAAGCCGAAGAAATAGGCTTAAAGGATTGCGTACAAGCATTGGAAGAAGGAGCGAAAACGACGATTCCGGTTGCAGTCGCCTGTGGTGCTGTTGGAATCGTCGTCGGAATTGCTTCACTCACTGGAGTTGCACTGGAGCTCGCAAACAGTATTGTCGGTATTGGTGAAATGATTGACAGCCCGCTCCTTCAGCTCGTTATTACATTACTGCTGACAATGGTCACTTCCATCGTGCTGGGAATGGGCTTACCAAGTATCCCAACCTATATCATCACGAGTACGATGGCAGCACCTATCCTTTTACAGCTGCCATTGTTCCGTGAATTGGCCGGATCGACGGAAACGGCCGTGTTTGTTGCTCACATGTTCGTGTTCTACTTTGGAATCTTTGCGAATATCACCCCGCCTGTCGCCCTGGCAGCGTTTGCCGGAGCAGGCATCAGTGGCGGTGACCCGACTAAGACCGGATTCCAGGCGATGAGACTTGCGATTGCAGGGTTTATCGTGCCGTTTATGTTTGTGTTTTCCCATGAAATGCTGATGGTTGATGCATCTGTTACGAGTATTCTTGTCCTGACCGTTACATCTGTTATCGGAGTGTTCCTGTTGTCGGTTTCCATCGAGGGTTTTTTCAAGAAGAAAATCCCTGTCAGTATGCGCTTGATAAGTGCAGTAGCCGCTTTTCTCCTGATCTATCCTGGCTGGATGACGGATATCATTGGCTTCACCGTCTTCGTCTTTGTTCTGTTTTGGAATTACCAAGGAAAGGGTAAACCGATGAATAAGGAGATCAATATTCCCAATTAAACGAGGTGGATTTTAATGGATTTTGGCTTAAAAAATAAAGCAGTGATTGTCACTGCTTCCAGTAAAGGATTAGGAAAAGCAACGGCACTCGAGCTTGCAAAAGAAGGGGCTCACGTGCTTATTTCCAGCCGAAATGAACAAGAGCTTAGATCTACTGCAAAAGAAATCATTGAACTGTCCGGGAATCACCAAGTCTATTTTGCAACATGTGACATGACGAAACCAGGAGACATTCAAGCACTCGTTGAAACAGCGGTAAATAAACTTGGAGGAGTCGACATTCTCGTCAACAACACAGGAGGTCCACCTGCAGGGGGCTTCCAGCAATTCGATGATGAAGACTGGCAATATGCCTTTGAGCTTAACCTGCTCAGCTATATCCGGACCATCAGAGAGGTTATTCCCCATATGAAAAAGAATAAGGGCGGACGGATCGTCAATATCGCTTCTTCCTCCACGAAGCAGGCAATTGATGGTCTGATTCTATCCAACACCTTCAGAACAGGTATCGTCGGCTTATCGAAGAGCTTATCAAGGGAACTGGCCCAGGATCATATTCTTATCAACACGGTGGGTCCAGGTAGAATCGCAACAGAACGAGTGGCTCAGTTGGATCAATTAAACGCAGATAAACAAAATGTTTCTCATGAGGAATTTAAGAAGCAAAGTGAAAAAGCGATTCCGATGGGAAGGTACGGCGAGCCTGAAGAATTTGCCCGGGCCATTACCTTCTTAGTTTCAGACGCCAACACTTATTTAACCGGTCAATCCCTCGTCGTTGATGGCGGATTGGTTACCGCACTATAAAAAAGCAAAGCCCCAATGGCTATTACCATTGGGGCTTTGCTTATTCTGTTTATACCGTAACTTTCCCACCGTTAGGCTCGCAACCCATCCGTATGATCATCTCAATCGTCTCATTCGACATATCCAAATGGGACACCCCGGTACCTTTCATCAGGTCTTGAGTATTGCGATCATCAAACGTCAACGCCCCTGCCAGATACACCTTGAACACATCAATCAAGGTATTAAGCTTTACTTCCTCTTCATCTAACTCATACTCACCCGTGTTTTCAACGACCGATAAGTTCTCAAATTGAAGAGCTTCTTTTAACATCTTCAAAAGCTCGATGTTCTCAGGAGGATTCGGATTCGTAATATGATAGATTTTGTTCGCTTGGGCTTTTTCTGGAGCCAGGCTTAGAATGTCCGCAACATAATCCACTGGAACAAGATTGGAAGTACCGTTTTTCGCAGCAACCAGTCTGTAGGTCCGCTCTTCTCCCTTGCGCCTTGCCGTCTTACGCTTGAACACCCCGAGAGCACGCATGAATCCGTACAGTGTGAATTGAGAGTCCGCTTCCCCCGTTTTAGAATCTCCTACAATAATAGCCGGGCGGAAAATGGACACATCCATTTTGTCTCGATAAGAAAAAACAAGATGCTCCGATTTCACTTTGCTCTCCTCATATGGATTATGGAACTCTCCATTTGTTGGATAGAGCTCTTCAATCCCTTTATTCAGCTTCCCGACCGTGTAAGCCGTACTCACATAATAAAACTTCTTCACTTCTAGAAGTGAAGCCAATTCAAGGATATGCTTGGTCCCATCGTAATTAGCAGCAAACAATTCATCACGCAATTCCAAATCAAACTTTACCAGGGCAGCGAGGTGATAAACCGCATCAATTTTTCCCGTTAACCATTCAAGGTCATCCCTGCTCAGGCCGGCATTGGGAATGGTAATGTCCCCTTGAAATATGTGAATTCTCTTTTGCTCATCCGCTTCAAAGGAATCTCTTAATCTTTCAGCCTTCTCTACATTTCTCACTAAAATATAGACTTCGTTCACTTTATTTTGTAAAAGGTTCTTGATGAGCCTTCCACCAAGGAAACCTGTCGATCCCGTTAAAAATAAATTCAAATTGATCACTCCTGTTGAATTTCAACCTCAAGGGCTATTTTGTCTATCATAGCACATATTGAAAGCGGAATCGTTGTGAATGAGAGAGTTGGAACATGATGTCAAAATGCGGAGCTTTAATAGAAAAAAAACGGTGAGACTATGCCTGCTCACCGTTTTTGATTCATTTTCTTTCAACTTCACCAGCTATCATAAAATCTCTTCGTCACTTCTACCGTATGCGTACTACCTCCCGCATCTTCTACATCTTCAAGAAGCATGGCAAGGAGCATCGTCGGGTCATTTTGATCATAGGATACAAATAATCCATTTTCAGTCCCGGTTGTCCCCTGTTCAGATTTGATTTCTGCCGTACCGGTTTTACCGGCGATTGCTTTCCCTTTTACACTCGCTTTTCCGGCAATTCCTTCCGTGACAACTTTTCGCAAATCTGTTTTCAGCATGTCAGCTTGTTCTTTCGTCAGTAAGTTTTCCTTCCAAACCTCATGTTCTTCATCCATTAGAAGCCTCGGTTTCATCATTTTTCCATCATTGATGATGCCGCCATAGGCGCTGGCAAGATGTACGATACTCATGAGAACTTCACCTTGACCAAAGGCTGAATCGGCCAGTTGGACCTCTTTGGAGATTGTTCCGTCATTTGAAATCTGTGATTTGTAAATCGGATAGGAAGATGGGATCTCCTCACCAAAACCAAAGTCTTTCAAACCGGCGATAAAGGTTTCTGCCCCCATCTCCAACCCGACTCTTGCGAAATAAATATTATCCGAGAATTTCAACGCACTTTCTAAGTCAACCTTACTGTCATTGTCAAATACACGGACGACCTTGTAATTTCCCCAAGAATCATCCTTTTGCCACTTCTTCCCCTTAATATCATAGATTTTATTTGGATCTAACTTTCCGGATTTCAATCCAACGGAAGCGGTGATCCCCTTCATGGTTGAACCGGGAGAATAAGCAATAGGGAAACGATTACGGAATGGCTTTTTCGGGTCATCCGCAAGTTTCTTATACTTCTCAGAAGATATTCCCAGTACAAGCTCATTTGGATTATAAGCAGGTGTGCTGACAAGGGCCAGTGCTTCACCTGTTTGCGGATTAAGAGCGGCAGCTGTTCCTGTTTCACTCTTCATCTGTTCATAAAGCTTCTTTTGCATTTCGGCATCGATGGTCAAGGTGATGTTTTTGCCATCTTCCACCGGTTGTTCTGCAACGGTGACTACTTCTTCAGATTCTTCTTTTTTTAAATAAATCCGCTGTCCATCTTTTCCTCGCAACTGATCTTCATATACTTCTTCAGCACCGCTGAGACCCATTAATGACTGAGCTGTATAGCCTTCACCTTTTAGTTTCTCCAGCTTTTCTGCAGTCAGCTTTCCAATATATCCGGTCAGGTGGGCGGCAGCTTCTCCGTATGGGTATTCTCTTGCAGGCACCCGCTTAGAGTACAGACCGCCTAATTCTATAACTTCCAGAGCTAAAGGTCGCTCAGTAAGGGCGATCTTTTTAATCGGCACAAAAAATTCCGGTTTCACCCAGCTCTGATCAAGCTTACCCTGTATGGATTCCGCTGACATATCGAGCAGGGATGAAAGCTTCTTTAAGTCACTCTCGTTAAACTCTTTCGGTACGATCCCCAGTTCAAATGCTTCTCCATTCATCGCAAGGGGCTGTTGATTCCTGTCAAGTATATCTCCACGCTTGGCGGTAATACTTTCTACGCCTACTTTATCTCCCTTTTCCAATTCCGGCAGGATAAAAGAAGGCTCCCATTCTACAAACCAATTTTCATCTTCACCCTGTTTTTCTTTTGTTAAAGTGATTTCTTTATCATAGGAAACCTGACCAGCCAAAGTATTGAACGAAATAGTCAAAGGAAATCCCGCTTTTGTTTCTTTGTCCCAGTCCACTTCTTTTTCCGGCTTTTCAAAAGATACCTTTACATCCTTCACTTCTAAATCTTCATAGATGTCCTTGTATCTCGTGACGAAATCTGCTTTTTTGAACGAATCTTGAGTGGAAGTGTTTAGATACCCGTCAAACATATGATCGAACTTTTCTTTATTCCAAAGATCGACGTATTCCTGCAAGCGATCATCAGGCTTAGGCTTTTCTTGACATCCGGCGACCAACAGGCTAGCAACTAAGAGACAAAACAGCATGACTTTTCTATACATATGTACTGACAACCCCTATATTAGACTTTTCATCTCACTTCTAATTCTTTCAAAAATAACAAATTTTTTCAAATTTAATGTATCTATATGCTTGTATCTCTCGGTTATGATGATGACCTGAAAGGGGAGCGAAATTTGTCGTATATTGATAAGTGGCAGATATATCAGATTTTTGGCAGATAAAATGAAAATATGGAAGATATATTTTCAAATATGGCACGTAAATCCGAAATACGGCAGATAAATCTCAAATACGGCCCATAACACTCCGGAAAAGCCGATTATGCGCACCTCTCCCCCTCCAAAAAACCAAAATCCACCACTTTTTCCTCACAATCCCCAGCTTTTCTCCACCATACATAATGCATTTCTTTAAAAATTTGTTATAATAGTACATCGTAAGAGTAATAAGGAACAGAATCCTAAGATTATATCTTGCAAATATATATCGATAGGTGGAAATAAACATGAAAAATTATCGAGTACTACTGTATTACAACTATGTAGCCATTGAGAATCCCGAGGAGGTTACGGCCCAGCATAAGCAATTGTGCGAGGAGCTTGGCCTTATGGGACGCATCCTGATTTCATCTGAAGGAATCAACGGAACATGTTCCGGTACGATTGAACAGACAGATGCATATATGGAAGCGATGAGAAAGGATCCTCACTTCTCCGACACAGTGTTTAAGATCGACGAAGCAGACGGTCATGCCTTCAAGAAATTGAAAGTTAAGCACCGTCCAGAGTTAGTGACACTTCGTCTTGAAGATGATGTGAATCCGAATGAACTCACAGGTAAATACCTTGAACCAAAAGATTTCTTTGAACAAATCCAGCAGGAAGATACGATTCTTCTTGATGCACGTAATGACTATGAATATGAATTGGGACACTTC is a genomic window of Rossellomorea sp. y25 containing:
- a CDS encoding TAXI family TRAP transporter solute-binding subunit; translated protein: MKKLKWISMVAIISLLLAACGSDGASGDDSSSGDDSSSQSIVFGTGGTSGAYYAIGGSLKPIFEESDSIGNVTVESTGASVANIQNITDGLNQMAIVMSDVAYDAVEGKGQFEGNKVEVQALAGMYQNVVQVVAMSDSGIKSIEDLKGKKVGVGQVGSGVEQSAKKVLEAAGLTYDDLEKVTHTGYADSVQEMKNGTLDAAFFTSGVPNSNITDLMQQNDVSFVEIKGDLADKLMEKYPFYKTFTIESGDEAKYNLDSKVETVGIQNMLIVSKDVSEDTVYDLTKRYYDYLGTDAVAVAPLKEVNRDEMAKGLITPLHPGAKKFYEEKGLLE
- a CDS encoding DUF1850 domain-containing protein, producing the protein MRKRFLGASALLLLTLLAIVPMNTIILSYENKNIVVQPVFNQKEVSIRWTHSVEKEDWEEFFHIKDTTITLTSTRFKTFGAGVPDHAGEDTYIKDGWVYMTNIHQSIGDSLRFQTGKNTNHRISFNERTLVLDSQRSYQLSVRSVPMYQLIYMIVND
- a CDS encoding penicillin-binding transpeptidase domain-containing protein; the protein is MYRKVMLFCLLVASLLVAGCQEKPKPDDRLQEYVDLWNKEKFDHMFDGYLNTSTQDSFKKADFVTRYKDIYEDLEVKDVKVSFEKPEKEVDWDKETKAGFPLTISFNTLAGQVSYDKEITLTKEKQGEDENWFVEWEPSFILPELEKGDKVGVESITAKRGDILDRNQQPLAMNGEAFELGIVPKEFNESDLKKLSSLLDMSAESIQGKLDQSWVKPEFFVPIKKIALTERPLALEVIELGGLYSKRVPAREYPYGEAAAHLTGYIGKLTAEKLEKLKGEGYTAQSLMGLSGAEEVYEDQLRGKDGQRIYLKKEESEEVVTVAEQPVEDGKNITLTIDAEMQKKLYEQMKSETGTAAALNPQTGEALALVSTPAYNPNELVLGISSEKYKKLADDPKKPFRNRFPIAYSPGSTMKGITASVGLKSGKLDPNKIYDIKGKKWQKDDSWGNYKVVRVFDNDSKVDLESALKFSDNIYFARVGLEMGAETFIAGLKDFGFGEEIPSSYPIYKSQISNDGTISKEVQLADSAFGQGEVLMSIVHLASAYGGIINDGKMMKPRLLMDEEHEVWKENLLTKEQADMLKTDLRKVVTEGIAGKASVKGKAIAGKTGTAEIKSEQGTTGTENGLFVSYDQNDPTMLLAMLLEDVEDAGGSTHTVEVTKRFYDSW
- a CDS encoding response regulator, coding for MKEPINVLLIEDDPMVQEVNRMFIERVPGFTVCAIAGNGQEGAEKVSFYQPDLVLLDNFMPKQNGLETLQAFRQQDTDVDVIVISAAQDKETIKMMMRLGVFDYIIKPFKFERLKQALEKYQMFKHRMTGEGPVGQQELDQLQGVPSPIEPQEKKEELPKGLNQQTLQQIIQFIKDQKSPLSAEETAEGIGIARVTARRYLDYLQKSGQVQITIEYGGIGRPINRYQWQ
- a CDS encoding SDR family oxidoreductase; the encoded protein is MDFGLKNKAVIVTASSKGLGKATALELAKEGAHVLISSRNEQELRSTAKEIIELSGNHQVYFATCDMTKPGDIQALVETAVNKLGGVDILVNNTGGPPAGGFQQFDDEDWQYAFELNLLSYIRTIREVIPHMKKNKGGRIVNIASSSTKQAIDGLILSNTFRTGIVGLSKSLSRELAQDHILINTVGPGRIATERVAQLDQLNADKQNVSHEEFKKQSEKAIPMGRYGEPEEFARAITFLVSDANTYLTGQSLVVDGGLVTAL
- a CDS encoding SDR family oxidoreductase, with translation MNLFLTGSTGFLGGRLIKNLLQNKVNEVYILVRNVEKAERLRDSFEADEQKRIHIFQGDITIPNAGLSRDDLEWLTGKIDAVYHLAALVKFDLELRDELFAANYDGTKHILELASLLEVKKFYYVSTAYTVGKLNKGIEELYPTNGEFHNPYEESKVKSEHLVFSYRDKMDVSIFRPAIIVGDSKTGEADSQFTLYGFMRALGVFKRKTARRKGEERTYRLVAAKNGTSNLVPVDYVADILSLAPEKAQANKIYHITNPNPPENIELLKMLKEALQFENLSVVENTGEYELDEEEVKLNTLIDVFKVYLAGALTFDDRNTQDLMKGTGVSHLDMSNETIEMIIRMGCEPNGGKVTV
- a CDS encoding TRAP transporter permease, which codes for MMRKQKNTSVEELDREGNTRSQFPKVIGLFILVVAAGIALFHLYTSYAGALVDVKQRSIHLYGLMAIGFILYPIISKKKGHPVPFYDYILSGLSLFVGIYLLFSAERIIKMGGQINDTDFIVGILVIVLLLELTRRVTGWGLTLLALGFLIYGLYVKLAIYPELNSQITLTVTKKMISQLVYITEGILGTAIGVSASYIILFILFGAFLSRSGMGKLFNDLALAVAGHTKGGPAKVAVIASGFLGSINGSAVANVVTTGAFTIPLMKKIGYKKEFAGAVESAASVGGQILPPIMGAAAFIMAENLNIPYTKVILAGIIPALLFYIGILLQVHFRASKRGLHGVPKSELPSVKAVLAERGHLIIPMVILLYLLFSGKTPFYAAFWSILATIIISGSKQVLALSALLGVFFIFQPQVNGILSGEGIPPLKNGWWELLLIVVIPLVINLVRKTKNLEAEEIGLKDCVQALEEGAKTTIPVAVACGAVGIVVGIASLTGVALELANSIVGIGEMIDSPLLQLVITLLLTMVTSIVLGMGLPSIPTYIITSTMAAPILLQLPLFRELAGSTETAVFVAHMFVFYFGIFANITPPVALAAFAGAGISGGDPTKTGFQAMRLAIAGFIVPFMFVFSHEMLMVDASVTSILVLTVTSVIGVFLLSVSIEGFFKKKIPVSMRLISAVAAFLLIYPGWMTDIIGFTVFVFVLFWNYQGKGKPMNKEINIPN
- a CDS encoding sensor histidine kinase, encoding MNRKQMPIRWKMTILSFGVVLFALIIGFIIFVGKAIEMKKEELGNQALITARTVANLPTVQSHLEDSGGWGEIQPIVENIRTVNGSDYIVVLNMNRIRYSHPSDEQLGIISAGKDEGPAFAEHSYVTTAKGEIGTAVRGFVPIMNDQHQQIGVVIVGILLPSTLDIIRNLQNELIIIGAITLLFGIIGSWLLARQIKKDTFHLEPHEIGKLLVERTATFQAMNEGIIAIDNQKRITVFNEKAKDILVLNGDPTGKSIQEVLPSSKLPDVLHKKEPIYHEEMRLENKIVLSSRVPILVNGDIVGAVAVFQDRTEMTQLAEELTGVKEFVEALRVQNHEHQNKLHTVAGLIQLEEGEKALDYIFLSSQEEENLTTSLTRQIKLDSLTGLLLGKIRRGNEMGIEVKIDPDSYLSFLPPLLDEHDFVIILGNLIENSFYALKDSEEYTKVIHVYLKEDLDTFHIEIEDNGAGMTKEQLPHLFQKGYTTKGKNGSGIGLYLIHSIIEKADGHIKVESTPGEGTLFQLTFPMNGGNNHEGTD